The Deltaproteobacteria bacterium genome includes the window AGAGCTTATTCGTAAATAATATTTACATAGACAGAATTTTTAGCTATAATGTCTCATTGTTAATCATAGTCATGGAGACATTATGGCAAAAATCCAGTCGTGGGAAGTTTCCGATTCTTTTTGGGCGGTGGTCGAGTCTCTGGTTCCGCCTGCCAAGAGGGATCAAAGCCGGGTGTATAAACGTAAGCAAGGTGGTGGTAGAAAGCCGATACCGGCACGAAAGATTTTCGAGGCCATTGTATTTGTGCTCCGCACGGGCTGCCAGTGGCAGGCTCTTCCTAAAGAGCGCTTCGGTAGCCCCAGCGCAATTCACACCCATTACATGCGCTGGATGAAAGCAGGATTTTTTGTTGCTCTTTGGCGGGCGGGCCTCGCTGAATACGATGAAATGGAAGGCATCTCCTGGAGTTGGCAAAGTATTGACGGGGCGATGGTCAAAGCGCCGCTTGCTAGGGAAGCGGTCGGAAGAAATCCGACTGACAGGGGGAAAAAAAGGGACAAAGCGCCACATCATGGTGGACGGGCGTGGTGTCCCTCTCTCGATCGTCGTGACAGGAGCAAATCGGCATGATGTCAGCCAGCTCGAACTGGTTATGGATGAAATCATTATTGAACGCCCCGATGATGTGGAACAGCATTTGTGCGCTGACAAAGGCTATACCGGTGAGCCTGCTCAAGCTGCTATTCGGGCGAAAGGTTACATACCTCACGTAAAACAGCGCGGAGAAGAAATTCGTGAGAAAAAAACTATTCCCGGATACAAAGCCCGCCGATGGGTGGTCGAGGTCTCTCACTCATGGTTCAACCGTTTCAGGAAACTACTGGTCAGGTATGAAAAACTCACCGACTCCTACTTGGCCCTTTGTCATTTGGCTGCGGCAATAATCGCCTCACGAAAGGCAGGGCTTATTTACGAATAAGCTCTTAGTATCTGCGGAGCGGAACCCATGATG containing:
- a CDS encoding IS5 family transposase (programmed frameshift), whose protein sequence is MAKIQSWEVSDSFWAVVESLVPPAKRDQSRVYKRKQGGGRKPIPARKIFEAIVFVLRTGCQWQALPKERFGSPSAIHTHYMRWMKAGFFVALWRAGLAEYDEMEGISWSWQSIDGAMVKAPLAREAVGRNPTDRGKKRGTKRHIMVDGRGVPLSIVVTGANRHDVSQLELVMDEIIIERPDDVEQHLCADKGYTGEPAQAAIRAKGYIPHVKQRGEEIREKKTIPGYKARRWVVEVSHSWFNRFRKLLVRYEKLTDSYLALCHLAAAIIASRKAGLIYE